A DNA window from Candidatus Methanomethylicota archaeon contains the following coding sequences:
- a CDS encoding glycosyltransferase family 4 protein: MLKLRIPPFPHILPYLLITSKLFCNNELRNQKFDLIYAHWLFPAGIVGLILSKIYNCKIVGSIWGYDIQVLRDVKNYGISGWNRIISRIVMEKSDLIIVNHKIHRFLAKNMVKSKYYQKIVYIPPGIPDFSMEDIDEISADELRKKLGFPLDKLRGKKVVMYGPQLKPAYGIREFVKAAQIVGKQIDDAVFIVTGDGELRDEVIKFIKENNLEDKVFLVGKISHDSMINLYRLSTLVCDLAYPGTGTTTLEAFCFGKPVIGIQSPKTIVIHGFNGFTIKKGDYQKLANYIVTILQNEDYAKKLSLNARKTFEEKYHIDKRIKVLLKIFFKLPKSNHLNDMGFELR, from the coding sequence ATGCTAAAGTTGAGAATACCACCCTTCCCACATATCCTTCCTTATTTATTAATTACAAGTAAACTTTTTTGTAATAATGAATTGAGGAATCAAAAATTCGACTTGATATATGCTCACTGGCTTTTTCCAGCAGGAATAGTAGGGCTTATTTTATCCAAAATATATAATTGCAAAATTGTGGGGAGCATATGGGGATATGATATTCAAGTTTTGCGAGATGTTAAGAACTACGGTATTAGCGGTTGGAACAGAATTATTTCTCGCATAGTAATGGAGAAATCTGACTTAATTATAGTTAATCATAAGATTCACAGATTTCTTGCTAAGAACATGGTGAAATCAAAATATTACCAAAAGATAGTGTATATACCTCCGGGAATTCCCGATTTTTCCATGGAAGATATAGATGAGATCTCTGCAGATGAATTAAGAAAGAAGTTGGGTTTTCCTTTAGATAAGTTAAGAGGCAAGAAGGTTGTCATGTATGGGCCTCAACTTAAACCGGCTTATGGTATAAGAGAGTTTGTTAAAGCTGCACAAATTGTGGGTAAACAAATAGATGATGCTGTTTTTATTGTTACTGGAGATGGCGAATTAAGGGACGAGGTTATAAAGTTTATAAAAGAGAATAACCTGGAGGATAAGGTTTTTCTAGTGGGAAAAATTAGCCATGATTCAATGATAAATCTTTATAGATTGTCAACTTTGGTCTGTGACTTGGCTTATCCTGGGACGGGAACAACTACGCTTGAGGCTTTTTGCTTTGGCAAACCTGTTATAGGCATACAATCTCCTAAGACCATAGTAATTCATGGATTTAATGGCTTTACTATTAAAAAAGGAGATTATCAAAAACTAGCTAACTACATAGTAACTATATTGCAAAATGAGGATTATGCTAAAAAACTTTCATTAAATGCAAGAAAAACTTTTGAGGAAAAATATCATATTGATAAACGCATAAAGGTGCTTCTTAAGATTTTCTTTAAATTACCGAAGAGTAATCATTTAAATGACATGGGTTTTGAATTGCGTTAA